The window CGGGTGAGGCTCGGAGTACACGTGGTCGAACATGAGGTCTGTCGGGATGCCGCCGAGGGCGTTGGTGCGCACGCGCGTGTCGTCGGCGAGGGCGCTGGCCGAGGCCTCGACGTCGGCGAAGAACGCCTCGGAGGCTCCCCGTGAACGCAGGTAGCTCGCCATCCGGGCGATCGGGTCCCGGCGGGCCCAGGCCTGCTCCTCGTCGGAGGTGCGGTACTTCGTCGGGTCGTCGCTGGTGGTGTGGGCGCCCATCCGATAGGTGATCGCCTCGATCGCCCGCGGTCCCTGCCCGGTGCGCGCCTCGTCGAGCGCGACACGGGTCACGGCGTAGCTGGCGAGCACGTCGTTGCCGTCGATCGGGACGGCGGGGATGCCGTACCCGTCGCCGCGGCGGTACAGGGGCGAGCGCGACTGCGTGGCGACCGGCACCGAGATCGCCCACTGGTTGTTCTGGAGGAAGAACACCTCGGGAGTCTGGTAGCTCGCGGCGAAGACCATCGCCTCGTGCACGTCGCCCTGACTGGAGGCGCCGTCGCCGTAGTAGACGATGACCGCCTCGTCGCGCTCGACGTCGCCGGTGCCGCTGCGACCGTCGAACACCAGGCCCATCGCGAGCCCGGTGGCGTGCAGCGTCTGGGCGCCGAGCACGAGGGTGTAGATGTGGGTGTTGCCGTTTCGGGGATCGGTGGGATCCCAGCCGCCGTGGGTGAGCCCGCGCATGAGGCGGATGATGTCGACCGGGTCGACACCGCGGATGCGGGCGACGACGTGCTCGCGGTAGGAGGGGAAGACGTGGTCCTGAGCGCGCGCGGCGCGGGCCGACCCGACCTGGGCGGCCTCCTGGCCGAAGCTCGGCGGCCAGAGCGCGAGCTGGCCCTGGCGCTGCAGATTCGTCGCCTGCACGTCGAAGGCGCGGATCTCGGCCATGTCGCGGTAGAGGCCCTCGAGCTCGGCGTCGCTCAACGCCTCGATGACGGCGAGGTAGGGCTCGGCCGCGGACGTCGGTGAGAGCGAACCGTCGGCGTCGAGGAGGCGGACGAAACGGGCGTCGGGGCCGGAGTCTCCCGAAGCGGCGGGTTCAGACGAGGCGGGG of the Microbacterium invictum genome contains:
- a CDS encoding thiamine pyrophosphate-dependent dehydrogenase E1 component subunit alpha produces the protein MHAGPASSEPAASGDSGPDARFVRLLDADGSLSPTSAAEPYLAVIEALSDAELEGLYRDMAEIRAFDVQATNLQRQGQLALWPPSFGQEAAQVGSARAARAQDHVFPSYREHVVARIRGVDPVDIIRLMRGLTHGGWDPTDPRNGNTHIYTLVLGAQTLHATGLAMGLVFDGRSGTGDVERDEAVIVYYGDGASSQGDVHEAMVFAASYQTPEVFFLQNNQWAISVPVATQSRSPLYRRGDGYGIPAVPIDGNDVLASYAVTRVALDEARTGQGPRAIEAITYRMGAHTTSDDPTKYRTSDEEQAWARRDPIARMASYLRSRGASEAFFADVEASASALADDTRVRTNALGGIPTDLMFDHVYSEPHPLVDEQQRWLADYEASFEEGAS